A window of the Emys orbicularis isolate rEmyOrb1 chromosome 1, rEmyOrb1.hap1, whole genome shotgun sequence genome harbors these coding sequences:
- the LOC135874149 gene encoding olfactory receptor 52P1-like, producing the protein MAGINLTNSVPSTFILIGIPGLEAEHLWISIPFSMFYLIGILGNFMLLFVVGKDQTLHKPMYLLLCMLALTDIGTTTSIMPKALFIFWFNLKIITVGGCLTQMFFLHSVSIMHSAVLMAMAFDRYVAICNPLRYATILTNARIAILGLVCLLRAVLLALPLPMLLSRQPFCANRIISHTHCEHIAVVKMSCADTTVNRTYGLMMAFVVMGSDLTLIALSYSLITRAVLRISSKTAHQKALNTCTAHICVMLTSYTSVLFTTLTHRFGQGIAPHIHIILADLSFLVPPMLNPIIYGVKTKELRDKVVKYTCRR; encoded by the coding sequence ATGGCAGGAATCAACCTCACAAACTCTGTCCCTTCAACATTCATCCTAATAGGCATCCCTGGCCTGGAAGCTGAGCATCtctggatttccatccctttctctatGTTCTACCTTATTGGAATTTTGGGAAATTTCATGCTTCTGTTTGTTGTAGGCAAAGATCAAACCCTGCACAAGCCAATGTacctgctgctctgcatgctggcgCTCACAGACATTGGCACAACTACCTCCATTATGCCAAAGGCACTGTttatattttggttcaatttgaaaATTATTACTGTGGGTGGCTGTCTCACCCAGATGTTCTTCCTTCATTCAGTTTCCATTATGCACTCAGCCGTCCTCATGGCAATGGCCTTTGATCGCTATGTTGCCATATGTAACCCTCTGAGATACGCCACCATCCTCACCAATGCACGAATAGCTATATTAGGGCTAGTATGTTTGTTAAGAGCTGTTCTCTTAGCTCTTCCCTTGCCCATGCTCCTGAGCAGGCAGCCATTCTGTGCTAACCGCATTATCTCCCACACACACTGCGAGCACATAGCTGTGGTGAAGATGTCATGTGCGGACACCACTGTCAACAGGACATATGGTTTGATGATGGCCTTTGTAGTCATGGGGTCAGACCTGACGCTCATTGCCCTGTCCTACAGTCTGATCACCAGGGCCGTCCTCAGAATCTCCTCCAAGACAGCCCACCAGAAAGCCCTTaacacctgcacagcccacaTCTGTGTGATGCTGACGTCTTATACGTCAGTCCTCTTCACCACTCTGACACACCGGTTTGGTCAGGGCATCGCTCCCCATATTCACATCATCTTGGCTGACCTCTCCTTCCTTGTCCCCCCCATGCTCAACCCTATCATTTATGGGGTCAAAACCAAAGAGCTTCGGGACAAAGTGGTGAAATACACCTGCAGAAGGTGA